The Amphiprion ocellaris isolate individual 3 ecotype Okinawa chromosome 6, ASM2253959v1, whole genome shotgun sequence genome contains a region encoding:
- the psat1 gene encoding phosphoserine aminotransferase, whose amino-acid sequence MDREQTINFGAGPAKLPQTVLFQAQKELLNYSGSGISVLEMSHRSSDFNKIINKTENLLRELLNIPDNYKVMFLQGGGSGQFSGVPLNLIGLKEDRCADYIVTGTWSAKAAKEAEKYGKVNVVHPKLDSYTKIPDPSSWTLNPSASYVYYCCNETVHGVEYNFTPETNGVVLVSDMSSNFLSRPVDVSKFGLIFAGAQKNVGCAGVTVVIVREDLLGHALKECPIVLDYKVQAEMNSLYNTPPCFSIYIMGLVLEWIKNNGGSAAMETLNKQKSAMIYDIISASNGFYACPVETACRSRMNVPFRVGKKEGDDALEKEFLEGASKRGMISLKGHRSVGGIRASLYNAVTVEDTAALAGYMREFLKEHQ is encoded by the exons GTGCTGTTTCAAGCACAGAAGGAGCTGCTCAACTACAGTGGCTCTGGAATTAGTGTTCTTG AGATGAGCCACCGATCATCAGACTTCAAcaaaatcatcaacaaaacaGAGAATCTCCTGCGAGAGTTGTT AAATATCCCAGACAACTACAAAGTCATGTTCCTGCAGGGCGGCGGGTCTGGACAGTTCAGCGGTGTTCCTCTCAACCTGATCGGCCTGAAAGAGGACCGGTGTGCCGATTACATAGTGACCGGAACGTGGTCAGCGAAAGCGGCgaaagaagcagagaaataCGGAAAAGTCAACGTCGTCCATCCAAAGTTGGATAGTTACACAA AAATCCCCGACCCCAGCAGCTGGACCCTGAACCCATCGGCCTCCTACGTGTACTACTGCTGCAACGAGACCGTGCACGGCGTGGAATACAACTTCACACCTGAAACCAACGGGGTGGTCCTCGTCAGCGACATGTCGTCCAACTTCCTGTCCCGACCTGTGGACGTGTCGAAG TTTGGTCTAATCTTCGCGGGTGCTCAGAAGAACGTGGGTTGCGCCGGCGTCACTGTGGTCATCGTGAGAGAAGACTTGTTGGGTCACGCTCTGAAGGAGTGTCCCATCGTCCTGGACTACAAGGTTCAGGCTGAGATGAACTCTCTCTACAACACGCCGCCGTGCTTCAG CATCTATATCATGGGTCTGGTTCTGGAGTGGATTAAGAATAATGGCGGCAGCGCCGCCATGGAGACGCTCAACAAGCAGAAGTCCGCCATGATTTATGACATCATCAGCGCTTCTAACGGTTTCTATGC GTGTCCTGTAGAGACGGCTTGTCGAAGCCGCATGAACGTACCGTTTCGTGTGGGGAAGAAAGAAGGAGATGATGCTTTGGAAAAGGAATTTCTGGAAGGAGCATCCAAACGTGGAATGATATCACTGAAAGGACACAG GTCAGTTGGAGGAATCCGTGCCTCCCTGTACAACGCTGTAACAGTAGAGGACACTGCAGCCCTCGCTGGCTACATGAGGGAATTCCTCAAAGAGCACCAATAA